One window of Anaerolineales bacterium genomic DNA carries:
- the hppD gene encoding 4-hydroxyphenylpyruvate dioxygenase produces MTEEADFLQIKSVDHVHFYVGNAKHAMYYWWKAYGFKPVAYSGLETGNRDFASYVLESGQARFVVSAPYSPSSPLASHHMVHGDGVKVIALGVDDVEKAWRETTSRGAKSAWMPREEKDDFGIYRTSAIYTYGETLHVFVDRDDYKGAFAPTYKPLNYETNSAGLAAIDHIVGNVQLGKMNHWVNFYHQVMGFRQLMHFDDKDISTEYSALMSKVMQNGNGRVKFPINEPAEGKRKSQIEEYLDYYLTPGAQHVAIITGDIIDTVDKLRKNGVEFLRVPDTYYELLPDRVGKIKEDFKTIHELGILVDKDDEGYLLQIFTRPIQDRPTMFIEVIQRHGAQGFGKGNFKALFESLELEQERRGNL; encoded by the coding sequence ATGACCGAAGAGGCGGATTTCCTCCAGATCAAATCGGTTGACCATGTTCACTTTTATGTGGGCAACGCCAAGCACGCGATGTATTACTGGTGGAAGGCGTACGGATTCAAACCCGTCGCCTATTCAGGGCTCGAAACAGGCAACCGGGATTTCGCCTCATACGTTCTCGAATCAGGCCAGGCGCGCTTTGTCGTCTCCGCGCCGTATTCACCTTCCAGCCCGCTTGCATCCCACCACATGGTTCATGGCGACGGCGTCAAAGTCATCGCGCTCGGCGTGGACGATGTGGAAAAAGCCTGGCGCGAGACCACCAGCCGCGGAGCCAAATCCGCGTGGATGCCGCGCGAGGAGAAGGATGATTTCGGCATTTACCGCACATCCGCCATCTATACATACGGCGAGACCCTGCACGTATTCGTGGACCGCGACGATTACAAAGGCGCCTTTGCCCCCACCTATAAGCCTCTCAATTATGAAACCAATTCGGCAGGGCTTGCCGCCATCGACCACATCGTCGGCAATGTGCAGCTCGGCAAGATGAACCACTGGGTCAATTTCTATCATCAAGTGATGGGCTTCCGCCAACTCATGCACTTCGACGACAAGGACATCTCCACCGAATACTCCGCGCTCATGTCCAAGGTCATGCAGAATGGGAACGGACGGGTCAAGTTCCCGATCAACGAACCGGCCGAAGGCAAACGCAAGAGCCAGATCGAAGAATATCTCGATTACTATCTCACACCAGGCGCACAGCATGTCGCCATCATCACCGGGGACATCATCGACACAGTGGATAAACTCCGCAAGAACGGCGTAGAATTCCTGCGTGTGCCGGACACCTACTACGAACTGCTTCCAGACCGCGTGGGCAAGATCAAAGAAGATTTTAAGACCATTCACGAACTTGGCATTTTGGTCGATAAAGACGACGAAGGCTATCTCCTGCAGATATTCACCCGCCCCATCCAGGACCGCCCCACCATGTTCATCGAAGTCATTCAGCGCCACGGTGCGCAGGGATTCGGCAAGGGCAACTTCAAAGCCCTGTTCGAATCACTCGAATTGGAACAGGAACGACGCGGGAATCTATAG